In Brachyhypopomus gauderio isolate BG-103 chromosome 11, BGAUD_0.2, whole genome shotgun sequence, a single genomic region encodes these proteins:
- the pofut4 gene encoding GDP-fucose protein O-fucosyltransferase 4, with protein sequence MGVQSGCMLCLWLVLCTLPFRSLEPVDTVDTEVFQPQSALTGMEFVTVNSYRGPGNRDTRSNKELPILLWWSANLFPHFPGDRERVDCPGSSCLVTHNRKVQLHRRTSCIIFYGTDFRAYEAPLPRLPHQTWALFHEESPMNNYVLSHGPGIRLFNYTATFRRESDYPLTLQWLPSLHYLLQPPSVSLQEKNRWRRAGLAPVLYLQSHCDVPSDRDRYVQEFMKYIEVDSYGKCLNSKPLPKHLEDTSTATGEDSRFMNFVARYKFHLAMENGLCPDYITEKLWRPMHQGCVPIYRGSTSVADWLPNRYSAVLTDDFSSPRELARFIRALDEDDAAYLRYLEYKTPSKITNLRLMEALQNREWGVHDMSKPNYLNGFECFVCDRENERLAAVKAHGQNPGKHPAPQHKMANNSHMGCPLPSPAFGTLDEIHPNDSWLQMWPQDYWQSLDQAEGLVSLIHHNESDPGLLWHHIHKMAERRARGQ encoded by the exons ATGGGAGTACAGAGTGGGTGTATGCTCTGTTTGTGGCTTGTGCTGTGTACACTGCCATTTAGGTCCCTGGAGCCAGTAGACACTGTGGACACTGAGGTTTTTCAGCCCCAGAGTGCTCTTACTGGTATGGAGTTTGTTACTGTAAATTCTTATCGAGGTCCGGGCAACAGGGACACACGCAGTAACAAAGAGTTGCCCATTCTCCTGTGGTGGAGCGCCAACCTCTTCCCCCACTTCCCTGGTGACCGGGAGCGCGTGGACTGCCCCGGCTCCTCCTGCCTAGTCACACACAACCGCAAAGTCCAGCTGCACCGGCGCACTAGCTGCATCATCTTCTATGGCACTGACTTCCGTGCGTATGAGGCTCCGTTGCCACGTCTGCCCCATCAGACTTGGGCGCTGTTCCATGAGGAGTCGCCCATGAATAACTATGTGCTCTCTCATGGCCCTGGAATTCGTCTGTTCAACTACACAGCCACATTCAGACGGGAGTCAGACTACCCACTCACTCTGCAGTGGCTGCCATCGCTTCACTACCTCCTACAGCCTCCTTCAGTTTCCCTGCAGGAGAAGAACCGTTGGAGGCGGGCTGGGCTAGCCCCAGTGCTCTACCTGCAGTCGCACTGTGATGTGCCTTCTGACCGCGACCGCTATGTCCAGGAGTTTATGAAATACATAGAG GTGGACTCATATGGGAAGTGTCTGAACAGCAAGCCTTTGCCCAAGCATCTGGAGGACACCAGCACggccacaggtgaggacagCCGCTTCATGAACTTTGTGGCTCGCTACAAGTTCCATCTTGCCATGGAGAATGGCCTGTGCCCCGACTATATAACTGAGAAACTGTGGAGGCCGATGCATCAGGGATGTGTACCTATCTACCGGGGCTCAACGTCAGTGGCTGACTGGCTTCCCAACCGCTATTCTGCTGTCCTCACTGATGACTTCTCCTCCCCCCGAGAGCTGGCCAGATTTATCAGAGCCCTGGATGAGGATGATGCTGCATACTTGCGCTATTTGGAGTACAAGACACCCAGCAAAATCACGAACTTGCGCCTCATGGAAGCGCTTCAGAACAGAGAGTGGGGTGTCCATGACATGAGCAAGCCCAACTACCTGAATGGCTTTGAGTGTTTTGTGTGCGATCGTGAGAATGAACGTCTGGCAGCAGTAAAAGCACATGGGCAGAACCCTGGGAAACACCCTGCGCCCCAGCACAAAATGGCCAACAACAGCCATATGGGCTGCCCACTCCCCAGCCCAGCATTTGGAACCTTAGATGAGATTCACCCCAATGATAG CTGGCTTCAGATGTGGCCGCAGGACTACTGGCAGAGCCTGGACCAAGCTGAGGGGCTGGTGTCACTCATACATCACAACGAGTCTGACCCTGGACTGCTCTGGCACCACATTCACAAGATGGCTGAAAGGAGAGCGAGGGGCCAGTGA
- the rab9b gene encoding ras-related protein Rab-9B isoform X1 — protein MIMLGVHLQKGYIESVGHSAFAGIMSGKSLLLKVILLGDGGVGKSSLMNRYVTDRFDSQSFHTIGVEFLNRDLEVDGRPVTLQIWDTAGQERFKSLRTPFYRGADCCLLTFAVDDVRSFQNLGAWKREFVRYSDVRDPECFPFVVLGNKVDKEEREVGEGEARAWCEENGRCPYFQTSAKDDTNVSAAFEAAVRAVLASEDHVDHALLSSTIDLHGNRKPARSSCC, from the exons ATGATCATGCTTGGGGTCCACTTACAAAAAG gttacaTTGAGTCTGTGGGTCACTCAGCCTTTGCTGGCATCATGAGTGGGAAGAGTCTCCTTCTGAAGGTGATCCTGTTGGGGGATGGTGGTGTGGGTAAAAGTTCGCTCATGAACCGCTACGTGACTGACCGCTTCGACTCGCAGTCTTTCCACACCATCGGCGTGGAGTTCCTTAACCGCGACCTGGAGGTGGACGGACGACCAGTCACACTGCAGATCTGGGACACGGCGGGTCAAGAGCGCTTCAAGTCCCTGCGCACACCCTTCTATCGCGGCGCAGACTGCTGCCTGCTCACCTTTGCAGTGGATGACGTGCGTAGCTTTCAGAACCTGGGTGCCTGGAAGAGGGAGTTTGTGCGCTACTCAGATGTGCGTGACCCCGAGTGCTTCCCGTTTGTTGTGCTGGGCAACAAGGTGGACAAAGAGGAGcgagaggtgggggagggggaggcacgcgcttggtgtgaagaaaatGGCCGCTGTCCCTACTTCCAGACCAGTGCCAAGGATGATACTAATGTGAGCGCCGCCTTTGAGGCAGCTGTGCGGGCGGTGCTGGCCTCCGAGGATCATGTTGATCACGCCCTCCTCAGCAGCACCATTGACCTGCATGGTAATCGCAAGCCAGCCCGCTCCTCCTGCTGCTAA
- the rab9b gene encoding ras-related protein Rab-9B isoform X2: MSGKSLLLKVILLGDGGVGKSSLMNRYVTDRFDSQSFHTIGVEFLNRDLEVDGRPVTLQIWDTAGQERFKSLRTPFYRGADCCLLTFAVDDVRSFQNLGAWKREFVRYSDVRDPECFPFVVLGNKVDKEEREVGEGEARAWCEENGRCPYFQTSAKDDTNVSAAFEAAVRAVLASEDHVDHALLSSTIDLHGNRKPARSSCC, encoded by the coding sequence ATGAGTGGGAAGAGTCTCCTTCTGAAGGTGATCCTGTTGGGGGATGGTGGTGTGGGTAAAAGTTCGCTCATGAACCGCTACGTGACTGACCGCTTCGACTCGCAGTCTTTCCACACCATCGGCGTGGAGTTCCTTAACCGCGACCTGGAGGTGGACGGACGACCAGTCACACTGCAGATCTGGGACACGGCGGGTCAAGAGCGCTTCAAGTCCCTGCGCACACCCTTCTATCGCGGCGCAGACTGCTGCCTGCTCACCTTTGCAGTGGATGACGTGCGTAGCTTTCAGAACCTGGGTGCCTGGAAGAGGGAGTTTGTGCGCTACTCAGATGTGCGTGACCCCGAGTGCTTCCCGTTTGTTGTGCTGGGCAACAAGGTGGACAAAGAGGAGcgagaggtgggggagggggaggcacgcgcttggtgtgaagaaaatGGCCGCTGTCCCTACTTCCAGACCAGTGCCAAGGATGATACTAATGTGAGCGCCGCCTTTGAGGCAGCTGTGCGGGCGGTGCTGGCCTCCGAGGATCATGTTGATCACGCCCTCCTCAGCAGCACCATTGACCTGCATGGTAATCGCAAGCCAGCCCGCTCCTCCTGCTGCTAA